Part of the Cytophagia bacterium CHB2 genome is shown below.
AATTCGTTGAGTAATTGCGGCTCGTCTTGCGGATTATATTCTTTGGATACTTTCAGCTCGACAATGACTTTGCCATCGACCAACAAGTCCGCGGCATATTCGCCAACAATGGCGCCTTTATAGCTCACGTTGATGGGATGCTCGATTTCAGCGGTATGTCCCCCGCGTACAAGTTCTACTTGCAGAGCTTTTTGATACACCTTCTCCAAAAAGCCGTAGCCTAAAACATTATGCACTTCAAAAGCCGCCCCGATGAGGGCTTCTGTTCTGTTGTCTCTTCATGTATCAGGCTCATATTTCCCATCCCCCACGCTACGTTCTTACATTCATGTTGATTTATTGACATCTTATTTTGAAAGCCACAGATTGAAACGTGTGAAACACGGATATTTGATTAGCTTTTTCTTTAGCCGTGTTCAATCCGTGCACATCCGTGGCTAAACAATACCGAAGAAATTTTATTCATTGATGCGTATCGGCATGAGCAGCATCATGACATCCAAATCTTCCGGTTGCGGCACGGGCTCGATAATCGCCGCGCTGCCGCCGTCTTTGAGCTTGAACAAAACGTGTTCAGTGTCCAGGTGGCGC
Proteins encoded:
- a CDS encoding GxxExxY protein — encoded protein: MGAAFEVHNVLGYGFLEKVYQKALQVELVRGGHTAEIEHPINVSYKGAIVGEYAADLLVDGKVIVELKVSKEYNPQDEPQLLNELKATGIKVGLLINFGKEKVEFKRFAY